In the Topomyia yanbarensis strain Yona2022 chromosome 3, ASM3024719v1, whole genome shotgun sequence genome, one interval contains:
- the LOC131688701 gene encoding uncharacterized protein LOC131688701: MTVTYGLGPSSFLATRTLQQLADDEGDAYPLGKAALRKSFYVDDFIGGAQSITEAIQLRAELSELLAKGGFALRKWTSNQLPVLAGLSSDEIGTQSAIKFDTNETVKALGISWEPESDTLRFDSEIYQRKGTPTKRSILSAISQLFDPLGLISPIVINGKLLMQRLWLLPCSWDDEVPDYIATAWENLSAQLPKVANFRVSQYALLPKSTIQLHTFCDASESAYGACTYARCIDSTGQVRVQLLASKSRVTPLKKISLPRLELCAADVGAKLYNRIVEALQIPLSGSYFWSDSTVTLQWLRAPPNTWKTFVANRVSEIQSSTHGAFWNHVAGTENPADLLSRGMHVDDFLSSRIWKHGPEWLLRLEADRPITKLSEYPADGKERRKVIVAVARIKTASNTVNPIFARFSSYERLLRSTAYILRFIGNLRKKTRTQPSPFTGLPPSISLTVDHLNAAERMIIKLAQADSFHDEIREMQHNKAVSKRSPIRLLTPFIDPEGIIRVGGRLRLSDQPFLVKHPALLPNNHPISRLVAKSFHLMLIHGGGRVTLAAMREKYWPVHGRRLVQSVIRSCYRCARADPAPTAQQIGQLPLHRITPSRPFAISGVDYAGPVYLKPIHKRAAAMKAYICIFVCFCTKAVHIELVSDLSTQAFLSALRRFIARRGHPSAIYSDNGKNFEGAANELEEVYRMLQDETQINQITSDTPCERITWHFSPPKAPHFGGLWEAAVKVAKRQLYRQLGNSKLSFEDLTTVLMQIEASMNSRPIVPLSEDPNDLAAITPAHFLIGSTMHSLAEPNLCGISLNRLDHYQRLQRTYQQFWHHWRTEYLQELQRDTKTCKPNTDVRPGRLVVLMDEMQIPVKWPLARIIAIHPGQDDLVRVVTLRTNRGIIKRPITKICLLPLEERDAELPHGGDQPTTHPAETQKDHTGEEL; this comes from the coding sequence ATGACGGTGACGTACGGATTGGGTCCATCGTCGTTTCTTGCGACCCGAACTTTGCAGCAGCTTGCAGACGATGAAGGTGATGCCTACCCCCTTGGCAAAGCCGCCCTCCGTAAGAGCTTTTACGTTGACGACTTTATTGGCGGAGCTCAATCCATTACTGAAGCAATTCAATTGAGGGCGGAACTAAGCGAGCTCCTAGCCAAAGGTGGCTTTGCTCTTCGCAAGTGGACGTCAAACCAACTACCGGTTCTTGCAGGATTGTCATCTGATGAAATTGGCACTCAATCGGCTATCAAGTTTGATACGAATGAAACGGTTAAGGCGCTTGGTATCTCCTGGGAACCCGAATCTGATACACTCCGTTTTGACTCCGAGATCTATCAACGCAAAGGAACGCCAACAAAACGCTCAATCCTTTCGGCGATTTCACAACTATTCGACCCCTTGGGGTTAATTTCACCGATTGTCATCAATGGAAAGTTATTGATGCAACGCTTGTGGCTGCTACCATGCTCGTGGGATGATGAAGTACCGGACTACATCGCAACTGCTTGGGAGAATCTATCCGCACAACTTCCTAAGGTTGCCAACTTTCGTGTCAGCCAATATGCCCTTCTACCAAAGTCCACCATCCAACTTCATACGTTCTGTGACGCATCGGAATCAGCGTATGGGGCATGTACATATGCAAGATGTATCGATTCAACCGGACAGGTTCGTGTACAGCTTCTAGCATCCAAATCTCGAGTGACGCCGTTGAAGAAGATATCGCTACCTCGTTTAGAGCTGTGCGCTGCTGACGTTGGAGCGAAACTATACAACCGAATCGTCGAGGCTCTCCAGATTCCTTTATCAGGATCATATTTTTGGTCCGATTCTACGGTTACCCTGCAGTGGCTGCGTGCCCCTCCCAATACATGGAAAACCTTTGTGGCAAACCGGGTGTCGGAAATCCAATCCTCAACCCACGGTGCATTTTGGAATCACGTCGCAGGAACGGAGAATCCAGCGGACCTTCTCTCCCGCGGCATGCACGTCGATGATTTTCTTAGTAGCAGAATTTGGAAACATGGCCCAGAATGGTTGTTACGTCTTGAAGCCGACCGGCCTATCACCAAATTATCTGAGTATCCAGCAGACGGGAAGGAACGACGAAAGGTGATTGTTGCTGTAGCAAGGATAAAAACTGCATCTAATACCGTCAACCCGATCTTCGCCCGATTTTCCTCGTATGAGCGCCTGCTTCGATCCACTGCCTACATTCTACGTTTCATCGGCAACTTACGAAAAAAGACCCGTACCCAACCATCTCCATTCACTGGATTACCGCCTAGCATTTCTCTAACAGTAGACCACCTAAACGCCGCAGAAAGGATGATTATTAAACTCGCACAGGCGGATTCATTCCACGATGAAATTAGAGAAATGCAACACAACAAAGCAGTCTCAAAACGTTCGCCCATTCGTTTGTTGACTCCGTTCATAGACCCTGAGGGAATCATTCGAGTAGGGGGGAGACTGAGGCTTTCAGACCAGCCATTCCTTGTCAAACATCCTGCATTACTGCCAAATAACCATCCTATATCCCGGCTTGTTGCTAAATCCTTCCACCTAATGCTCATTCACGGTGGCGGCCGCGTAACTCTGGCTGCCATGCGAGAGAAATATTGGCCAGTGCACGGTCGACGACTTGTCCAAAGTGTCATTCGCAGCTGCTACCGATGTGCCCGAGCCGATCCCGCACCGACAGCCCAGCAGATTGGACAGCTTCCTTTACATCGAATCACGCCCAGCCGACCGTTTGCCATTTCTGGAGTCGATTACGCTGGACCCGTGTATCTGAAGCCGATACATAAACGAGCCGCTGCAATGAAAGCATATATTTGCATTTTTGTCTGCTTCTGCACCAAGGCGGTGCATATCGAGCTGGTGAGTGACTTGTCGACGCAGGCCTTCCTTTCCGCACTTCGCCGTTTCATCGCTCGCCGAGGACATCCTTCCGCAATATACTCGGACAACGGGAAAAATTTTGAAGGCGCCGCCAATGAGCTGGAAGAGGTATACCGAATGCTGCAGGACGAAACTCAGATAAACCAGATCACGTCTGACACCCCCTGCGAACGAATTACATGGCACTTCAGTCCACCGAAAGCACCACACTTCGGAGGGCTTTGGGAGGCGGCGGTAAAGGTGGCCAAGCGCCAGCTGTACCGGCAACTCGGAAACTCTAAGTTGTCCTTCGAGGATCTGACCACCGTGCTGATGCAGATAGAGGCGAGCATGAACTCGCGGCCCATCGTTCCGTTGAGCGAGGATCCAAACGACTTAGCTGCAATAACTCCGGCTCATTTTTTAATCGGGAGTACTATGCACTCTTTAGCAGAACCGAATCTTTGCGGAATATCACTAAATCGACTAGACCACTACCAACGTCTTCAGCGCACATACCAGCAATTCTGGCATCACTGGAGGACAGAGTATCTGCAAGAGTTACAACGGGACACCAAAACTTGTAAACCTAACACCGACGTACGGCCAGGAAGATTAGTTGTTCTGATGGACGAGATGCAGATCCCGGTGAAGTGGCCGCTTGCCAGAATAATTGCCATTCATCCCGGGCAAGACGATCTAGTGCGAGTCGTAACACTGCGTACCAATCGAGGAATCATCAAGAGGCCAATCACCAAGATCTGCTTGCTTCCGTTGGAAGAAAGGGATGCCGAACTACCGCACGGAGGCGATCAACCCACAACCCACCCTGCGGAAACCCAAAAGGATCACACTGGAGAAGAACTCTAA